A genomic segment from Candidatus Hydrogenedentota bacterium encodes:
- a CDS encoding MoaD/ThiS family protein, whose translation MNSVSDTTKAIRIGYYALLREQRGLSEEWLESDAATPAELYAALRAAHGFSLASSQLKVAINDAFCPWDTPLQARDHVVFIPPVAGG comes from the coding sequence ATGAACAGCGTGAGCGATACGACGAAAGCAATCCGGATCGGGTATTACGCCCTGCTGCGGGAGCAGCGCGGCCTGTCGGAAGAGTGGCTGGAAAGCGACGCCGCAACGCCGGCGGAACTGTATGCGGCGCTGCGCGCGGCCCACGGGTTCAGCCTGGCGTCCAGCCAGCTCAAGGTGGCGATCAACGACGCGTTTTGTCCGTGGGACACACCGCTCCAGGCCCGGGACCACGTCGTGTTCATTCCGCCGGTCGCGGGAGGCTGA